One window of the Fusobacterium sp. FSA-380-WT-3A genome contains the following:
- the rimI gene encoding ribosomal protein S18-alanine N-acetyltransferase: protein MLILDYENSCEDIARLEKEIFKFSSYSKKEIEEMLENKSMYKFISAKEDGKILGYIIIFDNSESLEIMKIGVIPEARKRGIGTLLIKEMKKMEKDIFLEVRENNMTAISFYKENFFVEVGKRKNYYKDTGEAAIIMCWNR from the coding sequence ATGTTGATATTAGATTATGAAAATAGCTGTGAAGATATAGCTAGATTAGAAAAAGAGATATTTAAGTTTAGCTCTTATTCTAAAAAAGAGATAGAGGAAATGCTAGAAAATAAAAGTATGTATAAATTTATCTCTGCTAAGGAAGATGGAAAGATTCTTGGTTATATAATAATTTTTGACAATAGTGAATCATTAGAAATAATGAAGATAGGAGTAATCCCTGAAGCTAGAAAAAGAGGGATAGGGACACTATTAATAAAAGAAATGAAAAAAATGGAGAAGGATATTTTTTTAGAAGTTAGGGAAAATAATATGACAGCAATATCTTTCTATAAAGAAAATTTTTTTGTAGAAGTTGGTAAAAGAAAAAATTACTATAAAGATACAGGGGAAGCAGCAATTATAATGTGTTGGAATAGATAA
- a CDS encoding Gx transporter family protein, producing MEKTKQDIRREKYLILLILLSLYLSLAETLIPKPFPWLKIGLANIGGIIALEKFDKKMAIEVVILRIIIQGLMLGTLFTPGFLISFISGVTSLGIMIFLYKFRNKLSLVSISMASALVHNIIQLIVVYFLLFRNININSRYIILFVIFFLALGCISGSVTGVIGEKLLLRRSEKE from the coding sequence ATGGAGAAAACAAAACAAGATATAAGAAGAGAAAAATATCTAATATTATTAATTTTATTGTCTCTATATCTTTCATTGGCAGAAACACTTATCCCAAAGCCATTTCCTTGGTTAAAAATAGGATTGGCAAATATTGGGGGGATTATAGCCTTAGAAAAATTTGATAAAAAAATGGCTATTGAAGTAGTTATTCTTAGAATAATAATTCAAGGGTTGATGCTTGGAACATTGTTTACTCCAGGGTTTTTAATAAGTTTTATTTCTGGAGTTACTAGTTTAGGAATAATGATATTTTTATATAAATTTAGAAATAAACTATCTCTTGTTTCTATAAGTATGGCATCAGCTTTGGTACACAATATAATACAGTTAATTGTAGTATATTTTTTATTATTTAGAAATATAAATATCAATTCAAGATATATAATTTTATTTGTGATTTTCTTTTTAGCCTTAGGTTGTATATCTGGTAGTGTAACAGGGGTTATAGGAGAAAAATTATTGCTTAGAAGGAGTGAGAAAGAATGA